GAAACCAGGTGATCTACCCATGTCCAGGGTGAAGGTCAGGTAACACTGACTGGAGGCCCGAACCCACGTATGTTGAAAAATGCGGGGATGAGGTGTGGGTAGCGGTGAAATTCCAATCGAACCTGGAGATAGCTGGTTCTCTCCGAAATAGCTTTAGGGCTAGCCTCAAACGAAAGAATCTCGGAGGTAGAGCACTGTTTGGACGAGGGGCCCATCCCGGGTTACCGAATTCAGACAAACTCCGAATGCCGATGATTTATGTTTGGGAGTCAGACAGTGGGTGATAAGATCCATTGTCGAGAGGGAAACAGCCCAGACCACCAGCTAAGGTCCCCAAGTATCTGTTAAGTGGAAAAGGATGTGGCGTTGCCCAGACAACCAGGATGTTGGCTTAGAAGCAGCCATCATTTAAAGAGTGCGTAATAGCTCACTGGTCGAGTGGCGCTGCGCCGAAAATGTACCGGGGCTAAACAGATCACCGAAGCTGTGGATTGACCGTATGGTCAATGGTAGGAGAGCGTTCCAAGGGCGTTGAAGCTGGACCGGAAGGACTGGTGGAGCGCTTGGAAGTGAGAATGCCGGTATGAGTAGCGAAAGAAGGGTGAGAATCCCTTCCACCGAATGCCCAAGGTTTCCTGAGGAAGGCTCGTCCGCTCAGGGTTAGTCAGGACCTAAGTTGAGGCCGATAGGCGTAGACGATGGACAACAGGTTGATATTCCTGTACCACCTCCCCGCCGTTTGAGTAATGGGGGGACGCAGTAGGATAGGGTGAGCACACAGTTGGTTGTGTGTCTAAGCAGTGAGGTGGAGAACGAGGCAAATCCCGTTCTCATATAACACTAGGCTGTGATGGCAAGGAGATTTATCTCCGGAGTCCCTGATTTCACACTGCCAAGAAAAGCCTCTAGCGAGGCGGGAGGTGCCTGTACCGCAAACCGACACAGGTAGGCGAGGAGAGAATCCTAAGGTGATCGAGAGAACTCTCGTTAAGGAACTCGGCAAAATGACCCCGTAACTTCGGGAGAAGGGGTGCTCTGGTAGGGTGAATAGCCCGAGAGAGCCGCAGTGAATAGGCCCAGGCGACTGTTTAGCAAAAACACAGGTCTCTGCAAAATCGCAAGATGACGTATAGGGGCTGACGCCTGCCCGGTGCTGGAAGGTTAAGAGGAGGGGTTAGCGCAAGCGAAGCTCTGAATTGAAGCCCCAGTAAACGGCGGCCGTAACTATAACGGTCCTAAGGTAGCGAAATTCCTTGTCGGGTAAGTTCCGACCCGCACGAAAGGCGTAACGATCTGGGCACTGTCTCAACGAGAGACTCGGTGAAATTATAATATGCGTGAAGATGCGCATTACCCGCGACAGGACGGAAAGACCCCGTGGAGCTTTACTGTAGCCTGATATTGAATTCCGGTGCAGCCTGTACAGGATAGGTAGGAGCCTTGGATTCCGGAGCGCCAGCTTCGGAGGAGGCATTGGTGGGATACTACCCTGGCTGTATTGGACTTCTAACCCTTGCCCGTGATCCGGGCAGGAGACAGTGTCAGGTGGGCAGTTTGACTGGGGCGGTCGCCTCCTAAAGAGTAACGGAGGCGCTCAAAGGTTCCCTCAGAATGGTTGGACATCATTCGCAGAGTGCAAAGGCATAAGGGAGCTTGACTGCGAGACCTACAAGTCGAGCAGGGTCGAAAGACGGACTTAGTGATCCGGTGGTTCCGCATGGAAGGGCCATCGCTCAACGGATAAAAGCTACCCCGGGGATAACAGGCTTATCTCCCCCAAGAGTCCACATCGACGGGGAGGTTTGGCACCTCGATGTCGGCTCGTCGCATCCTGGGGCTGTAGTCGGTCCCAAGGGTTGGGCTGTTCGCCCATTAAAGCGGCACGCGAGCTGGGTTCAGAACGTCGTGAGACAGTTCGGTCCCTATCCGTCGCGGGCGCAGGAAATTTGAGGAGAGCTGTCCTTAGTACGAGAGGACCGGGATGGACATACCGCTGGTGTACCAGTTGTCTTGCCAAAGGCATCGCTGGGTAGCTATGTATGGACGGGATAAATGCTGAAAGCATCTAAGCATGAAGCCCCCTTCAAGATGAGATTTCCCATTACGCAAGTAAGTAAGATCCCTCAAAGATGATGAGGTGGATAGGTCTGGGGTGGAAGTACGGCGACGTATGGAGCTGACAGATACTAATCGATCGAGGACTTAACCTATTATAAAAAGAAATTACTTGAAATACCCAATGTCTTTTATTCAGTTTTGAGTGAACAAGCTTTACTCAAGAAGTCTAGTAACGATGGCGAAGAGGTCACACCCGTTCCCATACCGAACACGGAAGTTAAGCTCTTCAGCGCCGATGGTAGTTGGGGGTTTCCCCCTGTGAGAGTAGGACGTTGCTAGGCAAGCGAAGCCATTCCCTTTGGGGAGTGGCTTTTTTGTGTTTTTGAGAGATTTTTTCTGTTATCCGCTCTTTCTATTGGATATTTGATCATAGTAACTGCTCAAGCGCTCATACTTATGCGGCATCCTCTCTATGCCTTCGGCTAAGTGCTCGTACTTGGTCGGTATCCGCTCTATGTCTTCAGCCAAGCGCTCATAACTCCAGTTCATCCGCTCTATGTTTCGGGCTAAGCGCTCATACTTGTGCGGCATCCTCTCTATGCCTCCACCCAAGCGCTCATACTCGGGCGGTATACGCTCTATGTCTTCGGCCAAGCGCTCATAACTCCGGTTCATCCGCTCTATGCCTCCGTCCAAACGCTCATACTCGCTCGGCATCCGCTCTAAGCCCCTTGCCAAGCGCTCATACTCACGCGGCATCCGCTCTATCTCTCCGTCCAAGCGCTCATACACACCCTTCACACCCCCTCAATACCCCTTCCTATGCCCCGAACTATCCCGTCAAGACATCTCTCCAGCCAAAATATCCATAAAATATATGCAATAATATAATTAATCTAATAGAGTGTGTGTGATTGGGGTATATTAATAGTAAGAAACGTACGATGGTTGAGGGGGGATGATTTTATGGTCATAAGGATAATCAAGCGCTTCTTTAAGGAACGCTTTTTTGATCAGGCAGCGCAGAACGCTTATTATCTGTTGCTATCGGTGCTCCCGTTTTTACTGGTGGTATTGTCAATTGTGCAATTTCTGCCGGTGGAAGAGGCGAGTATACTGGCGTTGCTGCGCCCCTTTGTGCCGGATGAATCTTTTACACTGCTTGAGCAAAGTGTTCAGTCCATGCTCTACAAGAGTCACGGCAAATTGCTCGTGCTGAGTGTTCTGGCCGCGTTATGGACATCGTCTGTTGCCGTCCAATCATTTGCACGTTCATTGGATTTAGCGAATCAGAAAATTCACAGGCAGCCGGTATGGGTCAGTCTCATACGCACTCTCGGAGTGACAGTTCTGTTTATGCTTGTTGTGCCGCTGTCGCTGTTCCTGCCGCTGATTGAAAGGTTACTGCGTACAGTTATTGCGTATTATGATGTGCTGGAAGCGTGGGAAGGCTGGTTATACGTTTGGCCGAATATTAAATGGGGCTTGGGGACGTTCTTCCTGTTTATCTTTTTTCTAATATTTTATCAGCTCGTTCCCACTGGTAAAATGAAGTGGAAACAGGCATTGCCGGGTGCATTGCTTTCAGCGTTTGGCTGGCAGCTCGTATCGCTGTTGTTCGGAGATTATGTATCGCGGGTTGATTACTCCAGATTGTACGGACAGTTAGCGGGAATTATTATGCTTGTGTTATGGTTTTATTTAACTGCAGTGATTATTATATTTTCCGGATTATTAAATGCGGAATGGAAAAGGAGGGTGCGGTCCAGATGAAAATTTTAGTGGTGGATGATGATATACATATTCTAGAGCTCGTCAGTATACATTTACGGCAGGCGGGATATACCGTGGTGAAGGCAATGAATGGACTGGAGGCATTAGAGCTTGCGGAGCAGGAATGGCCGGACTTGGCAGTGGTTGATGTAATGATGCCTGGAATGGACGGTTATACACTGACGAAGAGACTTCGCGATGAGACGGAGATTCCAGTGCTGCTGCTGACGGCAAAAGGAGAGATGGAGGATAAGGAGCGGGGCTTTTTGGCCGGATCTGATGATTATTTAGTAAAACCATTTGAACCGAAAGAGTTGTTATTCCGTATCCATGCAATTTTACGACGTTATGACAGGGCGGTTGACCGGCTTATACAAGTTGGGCCTTTATTAATCAACCGGCAAAGCTATGAAGTGGTGGTTGGCAAAAAGTCATTGCTGCTGCCATTGAAGGAGTTTGAGCTTCTATCAGTGCTCGCATCCCGGCATGGTCAGGTATTCACGCGCGAGGTGCTAGTTGAGCGTGTGTGGGGCTTTGACTACGAAGGAGATGAGCAGACGCTGAGTGTGCATATCAAACGTTTGCGGGATAAGCTTGATAAGCTGACTGATCAGGTGAAAATTGTCACTGTGCGCGGTGTCGGCTATAAGCTTGAGGCTGCGGAATGAAGTCGCTCTACGGAAAGTTTCTTATTTTAACCGTAGGAATTATGCTGTCGAGTGCGGTTGTGGCTTTTCTTTCGGTTAATACGTATTATCACAGGTATTTGAAGGACCAGAATGATGTAAAGAATGTGAAGGTAGCGGAGCAGATCGCATCGTTCATTGAAGAGAATGACGGGCTCGATTTGACGGCTTATTTTACTATGCTGGCAAGTACGGGATATAAGCTTCTTGTCGTAATGCCTGAAGGGACTTCCACAGTTTACGGCGAGGCGTTCCGCGACAATAACCTCGAAGAAGCGGCGATCCGGAGAGTATACAGCGGAGAAGTGTACCACGGTATGCGTGATCTGAAAGCTGAAACATTTGTGACGGGTTATTTTTCAAATGAATCTGCCAATACAGTAGGTGTGCCGTTTACTTATGCAGGGCAGACCTATGCACTTTTTCTGCGTCCTGATATTAAGATGCTCTTTACGGAAATACATTACCTGCTCGGCGGTATGGTCATTGTCATGGCAATCATCAGTATTCTTGCGATGCTGATCGTTGCGCGAAAGCTGATTCTGCCGATAGTGGCACTAACGAAGGCAACAAAAAAAGTGGGCGAAGAAAAATTCACAGGTACGCTGTCAATTGACCGCCGCGATGAGATTGGACAGTTGGCGAAAAGCTTTCAGCAGATGATGGATCGTCTGAGTGAAAATGATCAGATTCGGAAAGCATTCATCAGTGATGTATCTCATGACTTCCAGTCGCCTTTATTGAATATTAAAGGCTATGCAGACTTGCTGTCTGACGAAGAGCTGCCTGCCAATGAACGCAAACGTTATGCAGAAATCATTTGGTCAGAAACAGAACGGCTCTCGACCTTGACCAAACAGTTGCTTCTGCTGACATCACTTGACCAGCTTATTTCCCCGCTGCAGAAGAAAGTCTTCCGCGTGGATCAGCAAGTGAAAGAGACTGTGCGGAAATCGCAATGGCTGCTGCAGGAAAAAGAAATGTCCGTCATGCTGGAGATCGACGAAGTCAGGTATAAGGGTGATCCTGAATTCCTTGAAAAGGTTTGGGAAAACTTATTATCGAATGCACTGAAATATACGCCGGACGGAGGCACGATTGATATCAAGCTGACCGAGCAAGTGAATGGAATTTGCTTCTCAATTGAAGATACAGGAATCGGTATGTCAAAGGAAACGAAGGTTCGGATATTTGACCGCTTCTACCGTGCTGATCATTCACGTACGCGCGAGGTGGAAGGCACTGGACTTGGGTTATCAATAGTGGAACAAGTTGTCCGTCTGCATGATGGACGTATCGAAGTCGACAGTACACTTGGCAGCGGTACGATGTTCACTGTGTATTTGCCGAACTTGTAACCGTCAGTTCATCTTTCGTTCATCTTGGCATGTTATGATGAATGCAGTAGAAAGATGACGGGAGGAAATATATAATGCAAGATAAATGGAGTGTACGATTAATTCGTATTGCGGCAATTTTTGGTTTAATAGGGACGGTGCTTGGTTCTCATATGGCGGGGGCAGGTTCTTACGCATTCCGCCCGATTCACGCCCATATTTTATTGGTTGGCTGGCTGTCAGTGTTCTCTTGGGGCGTGTTCTACAAGATCTACCGTGTCCGTGCAAGAAAGCTGCTGACGCTTCAAGGCTGGACAGGAATTATTGGTTCCATTGGACTGACCGCAGGAATGTGGCTGCAGTTTATGAAGCCGTTTAATGTCAATGAAGTCTTTGCGCTCATATTCTATATTGTCGGCGGTACTGTGTTGCTGGTCAGTTTTGCTTTATTTGTAATTGTGACATTTATGATTGAGAAATCACCATCTGCGCGTTAATAGTCAGCGGCCCAAGAATCGGATTCATTCCGTGTTCTTGGGTTTTTTCTTGTCGAATAGTAAAGGAAAATTATTTATTATACTCAGTGAATTCAACAAATAACGCGCCTGTTCCATGGCATACTGGAATGACTTAACAGATGAAGGAGCTATGACTATGACCATTCGAAATCGGTTTCACCTTACTATGATTTGCTTTACCGTTTTGATTGCCGGAACATTGTTGATCAAACAGACAGCAAGTTCTGAACAGCGGAAAATCGAAACGATAGGGATTGATTATGCTCAGATGAATCAATCTGTTGAAAAAGTACTGAAGGACATGCCTGAAATTAAAGATGAACTTGCATCGATACAAGAAGGAACCTATGCCAAACAATCAGAACAACCCTTTTCATCGAGTAAGACGGAATTCCGTATCCGCGTAAAAAATAACCTGACAGAACAAGAGCACTCTTCGCCATTTCTAAAAGGGATTGCGGAAAAACAGACAGACCATTATCAAGAAGCCCTGGAAGTCGCGGAAGAAGCATACGGTATTACGATTACGGAAGATGAAATAGATAATTATATTAAAGAGAATGTATCGACGATTTGGGATGCGGAAAAACGAAAATATGCAAAAACACTGCAACTATCACTCAATGAACTTGATTACCAGTTTGACCGGGATGTATATGTGATGGATGTGCTGTGGCAGAAAGTACTGCCGATTGTCATGCAGGAGTTTCCTAGACAGCGCGGAGAAAGCGGACTTGCCTATGGAAAGCGCCTGAAAGAAGAGTTTTTCAGCGGAAAGCAGGAGACGACGTAGTATCTGGTATGGCATCTAGTCAATAGAAGACATTTAGTATGTGCCAGACATTTTAAGCGACATATGAAAACGCTATGTACAAGGAACAGCCATTGCGCATTCACGAAGCATCTTTAGGCAGCCTGGGAAATGAGGGGCATAAATATTATGGCGCAATATAAAAAAACTAAAGAACAGAAAAGATAAAATAAGCGGGAGAGTAAAGGAACATTTCCCGGGAAATTATCACGATAGGATTATTGCCTAAGCATCTGCTGCAGATGTATGGGAAACGTTGCATGCCAAACTTCATGGAGAAAAAATTTTCGGTCTTTGGGTATGCTGGCTTCTATCCGTTTCATGCAGAAACAGATACTGCGAAGCGGACAGTATTGGTTTATACATTTTGCGATGAGAGGGATTAGCTATATTCATCTGTCGAGTCTTAAGAAAATAACAGCGAAAACCTTTGCTCTGTGCTATATTAGAGTCTACTTTCAATGAATGGGAGCGGGTAGAATGCTGGAACTCGAAGGGATGATCATGGGCATGGAGCTTGGCAATGTCCTTACGCTGCTCGTATCTGTCATCACGATTCTCAACGCGCTGCTATTGGCTTGGGTTTTATTTATAGAAAGAAAAGATGTAGGCAATACGTGGGCATGGATTTTAGTCCTGGTGTTTCTGCCGATTGTCGGTTTCTTCATTTACCTGTTCTTCGGCCGCAGTATGAAACAGAAAAACTTTTATAATCTGTCTGCTGCTGAAAGGAAAGCTGAGAAAACAGAAGTGGATCTGCAGCTGTTGCCTGAAAACTTGGCTTTACTTGAAAGCAATCAGTTATTAAAGGATCATACTGAATTAATCCATATGAATCTGAAGTCGTCACATGCCCTGCTTTCCAAGGATAATGACATTGAAATTTTTGATGACGGCCATAAAAAATTTGCGGCATTATTTGCTGATATCAGCGCAGCAACAAAAGAGGTCAATATTCAGTACTATATTATTCAGTCAGATTCGCTTGGGACAAAGCTGCGCGATCTGCTGATTCTAAAGGCGGAAGAGGGAGTCAGGGTCAGACTCTTATACGATGAAGTGGGATCGAAGAAAACACCGCCGGCATTCTATGACGATTTACGTGCAGCGGGCGGAAGAGTTGAGGTATTCTTTCCATCTATGTTCCGTCTGATCAATTTCCGGATTAATAATCGAAACCACCGAAAGCTATGTATCATAGACGGAAAGACGGCGTATATTGGCGGGTTTAATGTCGGTGATGAATATCTTGGACTCGATAAGAAGTTTGGCTATTGGCGTGATACACATTTCAGAATTACAGGCGGAGCGGTCAATCATATTCAAGGGAAATTCATTTTGGACTGGCATCAGGCAGGGAAAAAGGACCCCGGTGACTGGAAGGAGTATGTATTCCAGGAAGAAATACTACACGGTACGAGTCCTGTGCAAATTGTCTCGAGCGGTCCAAATTCGGAAACGGAGCACCTGAAGAATATGTATATCAAGCTGCTTTTATCCGCAAAGAAAAGCGTCTATATTCAAACACCATATTTTATTCCGGATACGAGCTTTATGGATGCGTGTAAAATTGCACTGCTGTCGGGTGTGGATGTGCAGATTATGATTCCCTGTAAGCCTGACCACCCGTTTGTCTACTGGGCTACTTGGTCCTATGTCGGTGAGTTACTGAATTATAGCGCCACCGTATTGTTGTATGAGAATGGGTTTCTGCATGCGAAAACGATTGTTGTGGATGAGGAAGTGGCCTCTGTCGGGACGATGAATATTGACTCGCGAAGTTTCCGTTTGAACTTTGAAGTGAATGCGATCGTATATGATGAGAAGGTCGCTGAACAGCTGGCGGATTTATTCCGTAAAGATACGGCATTGAGTTCAGAGCTGACGAGGGAGATGTACATGGAACGATCACTGCTGATTAAATTCAAGCAAGGCATTTCCCGGTTGTTGTCGCCGATTTTATAAAGCCAGTATGCATGTTCAATGAAGAATGATACACATTAAAAAGAAGACAAGTCCGCGGGGAGTTGTCTTCTTTTTATACAATTCAATATAGGTTATATAAACACCAAGTTCAGTTTTCCGTCTTTCAATTCCAGTGATGCGTCGAACTTTTTCCCGTCAGCCGAGGTAAAGCCTTTGATCGTGTTTGTTTTGCCTTTCGTGCACAGAAGTTTAACTTGCGGCACTGTGAGCTTTTTTTTCAGGAACAGACCCGGGAAAGTCTGTTTGCAGCCGTTTTTATAATTGCTGCAGCCGTAAAATTTTTGATGTTCGATAATCATGCCTTTGCCGCACCGCGGACAAGGAGCGACTTCTGTCCGTGTATAGCCTCCGCCTTTGCGCGAAGAAGGGCGAGGCGGGAGCACGATGTCGATGGTCTGCTTCTCCAGTTGGGACGGAACATCTTCAATCAGTTTCTGAATGAATTTTGATACGCTGCCAAGAAAATGCTGGCCTGTACCTTCGCCGTTTCCGATTTTCTTCAGATACGTTTCCCATTTTGCAGTCATGGAAGGGCTGGCTAGCAGACTGCCTTCGATAGTCTGACAGAGCACGCGCCCTTTG
The Sporosarcina sp. P33 genome window above contains:
- a CDS encoding YihY/virulence factor BrkB family protein produces the protein MVIRIIKRFFKERFFDQAAQNAYYLLLSVLPFLLVVLSIVQFLPVEEASILALLRPFVPDESFTLLEQSVQSMLYKSHGKLLVLSVLAALWTSSVAVQSFARSLDLANQKIHRQPVWVSLIRTLGVTVLFMLVVPLSLFLPLIERLLRTVIAYYDVLEAWEGWLYVWPNIKWGLGTFFLFIFFLIFYQLVPTGKMKWKQALPGALLSAFGWQLVSLLFGDYVSRVDYSRLYGQLAGIIMLVLWFYLTAVIIIFSGLLNAEWKRRVRSR
- a CDS encoding response regulator transcription factor is translated as MKILVVDDDIHILELVSIHLRQAGYTVVKAMNGLEALELAEQEWPDLAVVDVMMPGMDGYTLTKRLRDETEIPVLLLTAKGEMEDKERGFLAGSDDYLVKPFEPKELLFRIHAILRRYDRAVDRLIQVGPLLINRQSYEVVVGKKSLLLPLKEFELLSVLASRHGQVFTREVLVERVWGFDYEGDEQTLSVHIKRLRDKLDKLTDQVKIVTVRGVGYKLEAAE
- a CDS encoding cell wall metabolism sensor histidine kinase WalK, translated to MKSLYGKFLILTVGIMLSSAVVAFLSVNTYYHRYLKDQNDVKNVKVAEQIASFIEENDGLDLTAYFTMLASTGYKLLVVMPEGTSTVYGEAFRDNNLEEAAIRRVYSGEVYHGMRDLKAETFVTGYFSNESANTVGVPFTYAGQTYALFLRPDIKMLFTEIHYLLGGMVIVMAIISILAMLIVARKLILPIVALTKATKKVGEEKFTGTLSIDRRDEIGQLAKSFQQMMDRLSENDQIRKAFISDVSHDFQSPLLNIKGYADLLSDEELPANERKRYAEIIWSETERLSTLTKQLLLLTSLDQLISPLQKKVFRVDQQVKETVRKSQWLLQEKEMSVMLEIDEVRYKGDPEFLEKVWENLLSNALKYTPDGGTIDIKLTEQVNGICFSIEDTGIGMSKETKVRIFDRFYRADHSRTREVEGTGLGLSIVEQVVRLHDGRIEVDSTLGSGTMFTVYLPNL
- the cls gene encoding cardiolipin synthase translates to MELGNVLTLLVSVITILNALLLAWVLFIERKDVGNTWAWILVLVFLPIVGFFIYLFFGRSMKQKNFYNLSAAERKAEKTEVDLQLLPENLALLESNQLLKDHTELIHMNLKSSHALLSKDNDIEIFDDGHKKFAALFADISAATKEVNIQYYIIQSDSLGTKLRDLLILKAEEGVRVRLLYDEVGSKKTPPAFYDDLRAAGGRVEVFFPSMFRLINFRINNRNHRKLCIIDGKTAYIGGFNVGDEYLGLDKKFGYWRDTHFRITGGAVNHIQGKFILDWHQAGKKDPGDWKEYVFQEEILHGTSPVQIVSSGPNSETEHLKNMYIKLLLSAKKSVYIQTPYFIPDTSFMDACKIALLSGVDVQIMIPCKPDHPFVYWATWSYVGELLNYSATVLLYENGFLHAKTIVVDEEVASVGTMNIDSRSFRLNFEVNAIVYDEKVAEQLADLFRKDTALSSELTREMYMERSLLIKFKQGISRLLSPIL